The Methanomicrobiales archaeon HGW-Methanomicrobiales-1 genome segment CACAACGGAAATTTTTCCCAAGAATTTCTCCGGCAGCAATCGCTGCTCCATCAATAAACTTTGAAAATACCGGACAAGAACCCGGAAGGTCCCGGACAAAATCAGAATAAAACAGAACTACGATAATTCAACGAACGAGAAAGAAAAAAGAGATTAGCCGAACAGGGCACCGAGCCCTGCCATACCGCTCTCTTCCTCTGCTTTCTTGTCTTCTTCCTTGGGCTCTTCCTTGGCTGCTGCTGCTGCGCCTGCTGCTGCGGGTGCTGCTGCGACTGCAACCTGAGCGACTGCTGCCTTGGAGATTGCTTCTTCGATGTTTACGCCATCGAGTGCTGCAACGAGTGCCTTGACACGGGATTCATTAACTGCTACACCGGCGGCAGTAAGGACTGCCTTTACGCCATTCTCATCGACTTTCTTACCTGCTTTGTGCAGGAGAAGTGCTGCATAGATATACTCCATCTTAATTCACCTCAAATAATCTCAAATTATTATTTAACCAGGCCGTTGATCGCCTGGCTTTCTGCATGCGCTTTACCAATAATCGCATCGATAACGTCTTTCTCGTAGATCGCTGCCTCGACTGCAAGACCGCGGGCATCCCGGACGGCCTTCGTCAGGATAGCTTCCATCGTGTCTTTCGTCGGGATTGCTTCGTTAACCGACAGGTTGAACGCCTGGAGGCTCGCGAGCTGGATCTGTGCGAGGATGACGGTTTCGTCTACCGCGAGGACCGAGGGCTCAAAGATTCCGCCTTCATGGTACGCGACCTGCAGTGCAAGTCCAACGTCCATCGGCTTGATTTCGAGCTTGGCCAGAACTGCTGCCAGCTTAGGGGAGATGACTCCGCCTTTCTTGACAACGGTCTTGGTCTCTCTTATCTTGACTTTGCCGCCTTCAATTGCTGCGGGTATGCCTGCCTGCTGGAGTTCCCCGACAATCGGGCCCGGCTTGAAACTGGTCGGACCTTTCTCGATGACGATATCCTCCGGTGCTTTCTCACCGGGCTTTGCCGCCATCTTGGTCTTGGTCTTTTCCAGCTGCTTGAAGAGCTTGAACGGGTTGTCGTTGGTGAAGATAATCGCCGAGTGACCGGAGATGTACTTCGAGAGGTCCTTGACGTCGCCGCCAATATCCTCAAACGCGTGCTTGATCAGCGTGTTCCTGGTCACTTTGATGACAGCTTTTCCCCGCAGGTTCCTGCGGATCTGCTGCACCTGCTGTGCCGG includes the following:
- the rpl12p gene encoding 50S ribosomal protein P1 — translated: MEYIYAALLLHKAGKKVDENGVKAVLTAAGVAVNESRVKALVAALDGVNIEEAISKAAVAQVAVAAAPAAAGAAAAAKEEPKEEDKKAEEESGMAGLGALFG
- a CDS encoding 50S ribosomal protein L10; amino-acid sequence: MALYTHHLPTWKKDEVEEIKKNAKQFALIGLVDMYGIPAQQVQQIRRNLRGKAVIKVTRNTLIKHAFEDIGGDVKDLSKYISGHSAIIFTNDNPFKLFKQLEKTKTKMAAKPGEKAPEDIVIEKGPTSFKPGPIVGELQQAGIPAAIEGGKVKIRETKTVVKKGGVISPKLAAVLAKLEIKPMDVGLALQVAYHEGGIFEPSVLAVDETVILAQIQLASLQAFNLSVNEAIPTKDTMEAILTKAVRDARGLAVEAAIYEKDVIDAIIGKAHAESQAINGLVK